In Nicotiana tabacum cultivar K326 chromosome 17, ASM71507v2, whole genome shotgun sequence, one DNA window encodes the following:
- the LOC142171555 gene encoding patatin-like protein 3 — protein sequence MADIYTSMFLHGTPSNDTYLRIQIDGLKYEDTRTDNATEENLRNLVHIANDLLKRPISSVNLETGFYEPISDNRKPVGKADWTNEMALVELAKRLSDQRKLRQKQKA from the exons ATGGCTGATATTTATACATCTATGTTCCTACATGGAACTCCATCAAATGATACTTACCTCAGGATTCAG ATTGATGGATTGAAGTATGAAGATACAAGGACTGACAATGCAACAGAAGAAAATCTCAGAAACTTGGTGCATATAGCAAATGACCTGTTGAAGCGCCCTATTTCTTCTGTCAACTTAGAAACTGGTTTTTATGAACCCATCTCAGACAACCGCAAACCTGTAGGAAAAGCCGATTGGACCAACGAAATGGCTCTTGTTGA GTTGGCAAAAAGATTGTCAGATCAAAGAAAGCTCCGCCAAAAACAAAAGGCTTGA